The Acinonyx jubatus isolate Ajub_Pintada_27869175 chromosome D1, VMU_Ajub_asm_v1.0, whole genome shotgun sequence genome includes a window with the following:
- the TRIM68 gene encoding E3 ubiquitin-protein ligase TRIM68 isoform X3, translating into MDPAALVEAIVEEVACPICMTFLREPWKLHEALEHLKKEQDEAWKLEVGERKRTASWKIQVETRKQSIMWEFEKYRRLLKKKQPPGRQLEVEAAAALTSLEQEEGETVQKLEQNRNELIQQSRVLWGMIAELEERSQRPVRWMLQGIQEVLNRSKSWSLQRPEPVSLELRTDCRVPGLREILKTYAADVRLDPDTAYSRLIVSEDRKCVLYGDTKQKLPDNPERFYRYNIVLGSQCISSGRHYWEVEVGDRSEWGLGVCKENVDRKEVVYLSPHYGFWVIRLRKGNEYRAGTDEYPLLSLLVPPRRVGIFLDYEAHDISFYNVTDNGSHIFTFPHYPFPGRLLPYFSPCYSIGANNTAPLTICSLDEED; encoded by the exons ATGGATCCTGCAGCATTGGTGGAAGCCATCGTGGAAGAAGTGGCCTGTCCCATCTGCATGACCTTTCTGAGGGAGCCT tggaAACTCCACGAGGCTTTGGAGCATCTGAAAAAAGAGCAAGATGAGGCCTGGAAGCTGGAAGTTGGTGAGAGGAAGCGAACTGCCAGCTGGAAG ATCCAGGTAGAAACCCGAAAGCAGAGTATCATGTGGGAGTTTGAGAAATACCGGcgattattaaagaaaaaacagccaCCAGGTCGGCAACTGGAGGTAGAAGCAGCTGCAGCCCTCACCAGCCTAGAGCAAGAAGAGGGGGAGACCGTGCAAAAACTGGAGCAGAATCGTAATGAGCTCATCCAGCAGAGTCGGGTGCTGTGGGGGATGATTGCAGAGCTGGAAGAGAGGTCTCAGAGGCCTGTCCGCTGGATGCTGCAG gGTATTCAGGAAGTCTTAAACAG GAGCAAGTCTTGGAGCCTACAGCGACCAGAACCAGTCTCCCTCGAGCTAAGGACAGATTGCCGTGTGCCGGGGCTAAGAGAGATTTTGAAGACATACGCAG CTGATGTGCGCCTGGATCCAGACACTGCTTATTCCCGTCTCATTGTGTCTGAGGACAGAAAATGCGTGCTCTATGGAGATACCAAGCAGAAACTGCCCGACAATCCTGAGAGATTCTACCGCTACAATATCGTCCTGGGCAGCCAGTGCATCTCCTCAGGCCGGCACTACTGGGAGGTGGAAGTGGGAGACAGGTCAGAATGGGGCCTGGGAGTGTGCAAGGAAAATGTAGACCGGAAGGAGGTGGTCTATTTATCCCCCCACTATGGATTCTGGGTGATAAGGCTGCGGAAGGGAAATGAGTACCGAGCAGGCACTGATGAATACCCCCTCCTGTCCTTGCTGGTCCCTCCCCGCCGGGTGGGGATCTTCCTGGATTATGAGGCCCATGATATCTCTTTCTATAATGTGACTGACAATGGCTCCCACATTTTCACTTTCCCCCACTATCCCTTCCCTGGGCGTCTCCTGCCCTACTTTAGTCCTTGCTATAGCATTGGAGCTAACAACACGGCTCCTCTGACCATCTGCTCCCTGGATGAGGaggactaa
- the LOC106966078 gene encoding olfactory receptor 52I1-like codes for MGDSRKVQKKESSLICDAGVPYNHTVETPATFFLVGIPGLPSSHLWLAISLGAMYTISLLGNTLIMTVIWMDFTLREPMYCFLYVLAAVDIVMASSVVPKMVSIFSSGDGSISFNACFTQMYFVHVATSVETGLLLAMAFDRYVAICKPLHYKRILTPQLMLVMSVAITIRAVIFMTPLSWMVSHLPFCGSNVVLHSYCEHIAVAKLACADPMPSSLYSVIGSSIIVGSDVAFISASYNLILQAVCGLSSKNAQLKALSTCGSHMGVMALYYLPGMASIYVAWLGKDTVPLYTQVLLADLYLIIPPTFNPIIYGLRTKQMRKRIWSLLTHCLFDLSKLGS; via the exons ATGGGAGATTCCAGGAAAGTTCAGAAAAAG GAAAGCAGTCTCATCTGTGATGCTGGGGTACCCTATAACCACACAGTGGAAACTCCTGCCACCTTCTTCCTTGTGGGTATCCCAGGTTTGCCATCTTCCCATCTTTGGCTGGCTATTTCACTGGGTGCCATGTATACCATATCCCTGTTAGGAAACACCCTCATCATGACCGTAATCTGGATGGATTTCACTCTACGAGAGCCCATGTATTGCTTCCTGTATGTACTGGCTGCTGTGGATATTGTTATGGCCTCCTCTGTGGTACCAAAGATGGTGAGCATCTTCTCTTCAGGAGATGGCTCCATCAGCTTTAATGCTTGTTTCACTCAGATGTATTTTGTCCATGTAGCCACATCTGTGGAGACAGGGCTATTGCTAGCCATGGCTTTTGACCGCTATGTAGCCATCTGTAAGCCCCTGCACTACAAGAGGATTCTCACACCTCAACTGATGCTGGTAATGAGTGTGGCCATCACCATCAGGGCTGTCATATTCATGACTCCACTGAGTTGGATGGTAAGTCATCTGCCTTTCTGTGGCTCCAATGTGGTTCTCCATTCCTACTGTGAGCACATAGCCGTGGCCAAGTTGGCATGTGCTGACCCCATGCCCAGTAGTCTCTACAGTGTGATTGGCTCCTCCATTATTGTGGGCTCTGATGTGGCCTTCATTTCTGCCTCCTATAACCTGATTCTCCAGGCAGTATGTGGTCTCTCTTCAAAGAATGCTCAATTGAAAGCATTAAGCACATGTGGCTCCCACATGGGGGTTATGGCTCTGTACTACCTACCTGGGATGGCATCCATCTATGTGGCCTGGCTAGGGAAGGATACAGTGCCTCTGTACACCCAAGTACTGTTAGCTGATTTGTATTTGATCATCCCACCTACCTTTAACCCCATCATTTATGGCCTGAGGACCAAACAAATGCGGAAGCGAATATGGAGCTTGCTGACACACTGCCTCTTTGACCTCTCCAAACTGGGTTCATAA
- the TRIM68 gene encoding E3 ubiquitin-protein ligase TRIM68 isoform X2, whose product MDPAALVEAIVEEVACPICMTFLREPVSIDCGHSFCHGCLSGLWEVPGESQNWGYSCPLCRAPVQPRNLRPNWQLANVVEKWKLHEALEHLKKEQDEAWKLEVGERKRTASWKIQVETRKQSIMWEFEKYRRLLKKKQPPGRQLEVEAAAALTSLEQEEGETVQKLEQNRNELIQQSRVLWGMIAELEERSQRPVRWMLQGIQEVLNRSKSWSLQRPEPVSLELRTDCRVPGLREILKTYAADVRLDPDTAYSRLIVSEDRKCVLYGDTKQKLPDNPERFYRYNIVLGSQCISSGRHYWEVEVGDRSEWGLGVCKENVDRKEVVYLSPHYGFWVIRLRKGNEYRAGTDEYPLLSLLVPPRRVGIFLDYEAHDISFYNVTDNGSHIFTFPHYPFPGRLLPYFSPCYSIGANNTAPLTICSLDEED is encoded by the exons ATGGATCCTGCAGCATTGGTGGAAGCCATCGTGGAAGAAGTGGCCTGTCCCATCTGCATGACCTTTCTGAGGGAGCCTGTGAGCATCGACTGTGGTCACAGCTTCTGCCACGGCTGTCTCTCTGGACTCTGGGAGGTTCCAGGAGAATCCCAGAACTGGGGTTACAGCTGTCCCCTCTGCCGGGCTCCTGTCCAGCCAAGGAACCTGCGGCCTAATTGGCAGCTGGCCAATGTTGTAGAAAAA tggaAACTCCACGAGGCTTTGGAGCATCTGAAAAAAGAGCAAGATGAGGCCTGGAAGCTGGAAGTTGGTGAGAGGAAGCGAACTGCCAGCTGGAAG ATCCAGGTAGAAACCCGAAAGCAGAGTATCATGTGGGAGTTTGAGAAATACCGGcgattattaaagaaaaaacagccaCCAGGTCGGCAACTGGAGGTAGAAGCAGCTGCAGCCCTCACCAGCCTAGAGCAAGAAGAGGGGGAGACCGTGCAAAAACTGGAGCAGAATCGTAATGAGCTCATCCAGCAGAGTCGGGTGCTGTGGGGGATGATTGCAGAGCTGGAAGAGAGGTCTCAGAGGCCTGTCCGCTGGATGCTGCAG gGTATTCAGGAAGTCTTAAACAG GAGCAAGTCTTGGAGCCTACAGCGACCAGAACCAGTCTCCCTCGAGCTAAGGACAGATTGCCGTGTGCCGGGGCTAAGAGAGATTTTGAAGACATACGCAG CTGATGTGCGCCTGGATCCAGACACTGCTTATTCCCGTCTCATTGTGTCTGAGGACAGAAAATGCGTGCTCTATGGAGATACCAAGCAGAAACTGCCCGACAATCCTGAGAGATTCTACCGCTACAATATCGTCCTGGGCAGCCAGTGCATCTCCTCAGGCCGGCACTACTGGGAGGTGGAAGTGGGAGACAGGTCAGAATGGGGCCTGGGAGTGTGCAAGGAAAATGTAGACCGGAAGGAGGTGGTCTATTTATCCCCCCACTATGGATTCTGGGTGATAAGGCTGCGGAAGGGAAATGAGTACCGAGCAGGCACTGATGAATACCCCCTCCTGTCCTTGCTGGTCCCTCCCCGCCGGGTGGGGATCTTCCTGGATTATGAGGCCCATGATATCTCTTTCTATAATGTGACTGACAATGGCTCCCACATTTTCACTTTCCCCCACTATCCCTTCCCTGGGCGTCTCCTGCCCTACTTTAGTCCTTGCTATAGCATTGGAGCTAACAACACGGCTCCTCTGACCATCTGCTCCCTGGATGAGGaggactaa
- the TRIM68 gene encoding E3 ubiquitin-protein ligase TRIM68 isoform X1, giving the protein MDPAALVEAIVEEVACPICMTFLREPVSIDCGHSFCHGCLSGLWEVPGESQNWGYSCPLCRAPVQPRNLRPNWQLANVVEKVRLLGLHPGMGLKGDVCELHREQLKMFCKVDGLIMCEACSQSPEHEDHSVVPMEDATWEYKWKLHEALEHLKKEQDEAWKLEVGERKRTASWKIQVETRKQSIMWEFEKYRRLLKKKQPPGRQLEVEAAAALTSLEQEEGETVQKLEQNRNELIQQSRVLWGMIAELEERSQRPVRWMLQGIQEVLNRSKSWSLQRPEPVSLELRTDCRVPGLREILKTYAADVRLDPDTAYSRLIVSEDRKCVLYGDTKQKLPDNPERFYRYNIVLGSQCISSGRHYWEVEVGDRSEWGLGVCKENVDRKEVVYLSPHYGFWVIRLRKGNEYRAGTDEYPLLSLLVPPRRVGIFLDYEAHDISFYNVTDNGSHIFTFPHYPFPGRLLPYFSPCYSIGANNTAPLTICSLDEED; this is encoded by the exons ATGGATCCTGCAGCATTGGTGGAAGCCATCGTGGAAGAAGTGGCCTGTCCCATCTGCATGACCTTTCTGAGGGAGCCTGTGAGCATCGACTGTGGTCACAGCTTCTGCCACGGCTGTCTCTCTGGACTCTGGGAGGTTCCAGGAGAATCCCAGAACTGGGGTTACAGCTGTCCCCTCTGCCGGGCTCCTGTCCAGCCAAGGAACCTGCGGCCTAATTGGCAGCTGGCCAATGTTGTAGAAAAAGTTCGTCTGCTAGGGCTGCATCCAGGAATGGGGCTAAAGGGTGATGTGTGTGAGCTTCACAGGGAACAGCTAAAGATGTTCTGCAAAGTGGATGGCCTGATCATGTGTGAGGCCTGCAGCCAGTCCCCTGAACATGAGGACCACAGTGTTGTGCCTATGGAGGATGCCACCTGGGAGTATAAG tggaAACTCCACGAGGCTTTGGAGCATCTGAAAAAAGAGCAAGATGAGGCCTGGAAGCTGGAAGTTGGTGAGAGGAAGCGAACTGCCAGCTGGAAG ATCCAGGTAGAAACCCGAAAGCAGAGTATCATGTGGGAGTTTGAGAAATACCGGcgattattaaagaaaaaacagccaCCAGGTCGGCAACTGGAGGTAGAAGCAGCTGCAGCCCTCACCAGCCTAGAGCAAGAAGAGGGGGAGACCGTGCAAAAACTGGAGCAGAATCGTAATGAGCTCATCCAGCAGAGTCGGGTGCTGTGGGGGATGATTGCAGAGCTGGAAGAGAGGTCTCAGAGGCCTGTCCGCTGGATGCTGCAG gGTATTCAGGAAGTCTTAAACAG GAGCAAGTCTTGGAGCCTACAGCGACCAGAACCAGTCTCCCTCGAGCTAAGGACAGATTGCCGTGTGCCGGGGCTAAGAGAGATTTTGAAGACATACGCAG CTGATGTGCGCCTGGATCCAGACACTGCTTATTCCCGTCTCATTGTGTCTGAGGACAGAAAATGCGTGCTCTATGGAGATACCAAGCAGAAACTGCCCGACAATCCTGAGAGATTCTACCGCTACAATATCGTCCTGGGCAGCCAGTGCATCTCCTCAGGCCGGCACTACTGGGAGGTGGAAGTGGGAGACAGGTCAGAATGGGGCCTGGGAGTGTGCAAGGAAAATGTAGACCGGAAGGAGGTGGTCTATTTATCCCCCCACTATGGATTCTGGGTGATAAGGCTGCGGAAGGGAAATGAGTACCGAGCAGGCACTGATGAATACCCCCTCCTGTCCTTGCTGGTCCCTCCCCGCCGGGTGGGGATCTTCCTGGATTATGAGGCCCATGATATCTCTTTCTATAATGTGACTGACAATGGCTCCCACATTTTCACTTTCCCCCACTATCCCTTCCCTGGGCGTCTCCTGCCCTACTTTAGTCCTTGCTATAGCATTGGAGCTAACAACACGGCTCCTCTGACCATCTGCTCCCTGGATGAGGaggactaa